In the Acidobacteriota bacterium genome, GGGGCTGACCCTCCAGCCCACCGGCGACGGCCGGTTCGTGGTCCTCGGCGTGTCCGTCTTCGAGGGCCTCCCGGCTGTTAAGAACGTCGCGCCCGGCGACAACCTGATCAGGGTGGACGGAGTGGAGACCCGGGGCCGGAGCCTGGGCGCGGTGGTGGACGCCCTCCGGGGGCTCCCGGGCGACGAGCGCGTCCTGGTCTTCGAGCGCCAGGGGAAGACGTTCACCGTGAAGGCGAGGGTGAGGCGGTTGTTGTAGGCTGTTAGGCTGAAGGCTGTTAGGCTGAAGGTCCGGAGGTTGTCCCGTTGGGGTCGGGGTCGGGGTCGGAATCGGTATCGGTATCGGTATCGGTATCGGTATCGGTATCGCAGTCGGTATCGCAGTCGGTATCATAGTCGGTAGCGCAGCCGGTAGCGCAGCCGGTAGCGCAGCCGCTATCACAGCCGCTATCGCAGGCGGTATCGCAGTCGATATCGCCGCCGGTATCGCCGCCGGTATCGCCGCTGCGGTCGGCGCCGAAGGATCCAGGGCGCCTCGGCCACCCTGCGGCGCGCAGACCGCCGGAGCGCCGTCCTGACGGGACCGCCCGCCGCGTCGAAAGCTCGGGCCGCCCCGCCCGGGCGACCCCGCGGCGCATCCGGAAGGAGTGACGCCGCCGAGCCGGGGGTTGAAAAGGCCTTGGGGAGGGTGTTATGCTCGGGGCATGGAAAGCCTGAACGCCCCGGAACGTGACGTTGCAGCGCCCCCCGGAGGGATCGACCGGGTTTCGACCCCGACCCCCGCGGGAGAGGGCCCCCCGCCGGGACCGAACCCTTCCCTGGACGGGGGCCCCTCCGGGAACAAGGCGCCCACGCCCTTGCGGAATGTTCTCCGGAGAGACACCGCCTTCCGCCTCCTCCTGGTTCTCCTCCTTTTTCTGCCGGCGCTGCTCACCCTCGGCGACTACGGGGTGACCTGGGACGAGCCGATCTACCAGGCCGCCGCCGACGAGATCCGCCAGTGGTTCCGGGAAGCCCCCGGCAGCCTTCTGAGCGAGGAGGCGATTCGCCGGCGGTGGGACACGGACCCGGCCCGGAACGTCCACCCATCCGGGGTGAAACTCCTCTACGTGGCCGCGGGGGCCCTCTTCCCGTGGGTCGACGACCCCTTCACCCGAAACCGCGCGCTCAACGCCCTGCTCTTCGCGGTCGCCGCATCGACCTTCCTCTTCTGGCGCCACCGGGGCAAGGTCCTCACCGCCGCCCTCTCGGCGGTGGTCCTGATGACCGTGCCCCGCTTCTTCGCCCACCTCCACTTCGCGGCCACCGACCTCCCCATGACGTCCCTCCTGCTGCTCCTCGTGGTGGCCGCCCACCGGGTGGAGCGGCCGTCCCGCGCCGTCGCCTGCGGGGTGCTGCTGGGGCTCCTGGCCTGCGTGAAGATCACGGGCGCCGTGCTCGGGGTCGCCGTCCTGCTGGGCCGGCTGGCGATTGCCCGGGGTGACCGGGCCGGGGTCCTCCGGCGCTGCCTGGTCGCGGCGGCCGTCTCCCTGGCGGTCTTTTACGTTCTCAACCCGAACTGGTGGTTCTCCCCAATGGAAACCGGCCGGTGGTTCGTGGGGCAGTC is a window encoding:
- a CDS encoding DUF2029 domain-containing protein — translated: MESLNAPERDVAAPPGGIDRVSTPTPAGEGPPPGPNPSLDGGPSGNKAPTPLRNVLRRDTAFRLLLVLLLFLPALLTLGDYGVTWDEPIYQAAADEIRQWFREAPGSLLSEEAIRRRWDTDPARNVHPSGVKLLYVAAGALFPWVDDPFTRNRALNALLFAVAASTFLFWRHRGKVLTAALSAVVLMTVPRFFAHLHFAATDLPMTSLLLLLVVAAHRVERPSRAVACGVLLGLLACVKITGAVLGVAVLLGRLAIARGDRAGVLRRCLVAAAVSLAVFYVLNPNWWFSPMETGRWFVGQSVGRLGWAPIATWFGGQFYPARCPAHYPFTVFWLTTPLLHVVAVCAGAVAAVALRAVRRGARTALLLPMALLPFLLMVLPFSPTNDGERYLLPAYPFLAELAVLGAVSLPRRLARRARVARTLPPRLKTALALPPGLLLVVLGAAATATTHPYQLSYYASQAGGLGGAAAAGYEVSYWWDPLNDRNLAALDRHCRGRRVYWPFAPDERFFVYAIRAGKVRFLPVGDPRGADFVLLYSRPYLAYWEAETAKELAALGRRMERCWEVRLQGVPLLSLHRVVAPAPFPLPTRRPPA